TGGCCAGCATTGATCAGCTGTTTTGCGACTTCAATGAGAACCACATCACCTGCCTGATGTCCGTAAGTATCATTAAAACTTTTAAAATGATCTACATCTGTAAATAATAGACAAAGTTTGGTTCCTTTTTTGCGACAACGTTCCATTTCTTCTTTGAGTTTGGTCTGGAAGTAGTGATGGATTTTTAAACCCGTCATCATGTCTACGGTTGCCAGTTCATACAACCTAGCATTGTCCACAGCAATCCCTGCAAGGTTCGCAAGGGTAGTCATAAATTCTTTTTCATCTTCCAAAAACTCTTCGGAAGTCATCTTGTCCCCAAGAACGAGAAGTCCATTCACCTTTCCCTTGGCATTGAGTGGTACAAGAATCTCTGCTCCCATCTTACGGAGGTAAGTAATATCAGGAATAGACTTCAAAGAATCCATTTGAAGGATTTGGTCCATGGTAATGGCTTTGGGTTTTTCCTCAAAATAATGAATGAGAGGGCTATCGATTTTTACTTCGTAGTTTTGTTCCTCAGCACTTAATTCAAATCCTTTGATGGATTGGGGCTCCAACTTAAAAAGTCCTAAATCAATTTCAGGCTCTAAATACATAGCCGCATGTAAAGTTTGTAGCTGCGCCAAACAAATGTTAAGAATTGCATCAATTAAGTATTTATAGTCTAACGTGGAATTCAGGGCACGAGAGATTTCCAGTAGCTGTTTTTGGTCGTAGATTTTTTTTTCGTAATGCTCAAAAACGATATCAGTGTTTTCTTTAAAAGACAAAACGCACCGCCAGAATTCTGTATAAGATAGGAATCATTCGTCTTTTTTGACTACTGTAAAGTAAGATTTTGGCGGAAATCGATAAATTTACAATCGATAGAAAATAGCAAAGTTTTCATATTGTTTACGTTGACAATTTACCAATCTTAAAAATAATGGTCTTATACCGCGCGGTGGAGCAGCTGGTAGCTCGTTGGGCTCATAACCCAAAGGCCACAGGTTCGAATCCTGTCCGCGCAACCGTTATCATCCTTTCCCTAATTCCTTACTTCTCTCCGTCGCTCGTTTGATCGCATCCCTTACGGCGGTTGAGAATCCACCTCTTTCCAGAGCATCTAAACCATGAATGGTTGTACCGCCGGGAGATGTCACCCAATTTCTCACTTCCATAGGATGAATGTTTTGATGAGCCTTTCGCAAATTCCTAAAATACACAAGGGTTCCTTCTATGGTTTCCATTGCCAAAGACAAAGATTCCTCGTAGCTCAAACCTTCTTGCAATCCTCCCTCTGCCATTGCCTGCAAAAATGTTAACACATAGGCTGGGCCGGATCCAGAAAGTCCCGTGACCGCATCCATGAGAGATTCTTTGGCAACACGGATTCCTGTTCCCATTCCATCAAACAATCGTTCTACTTGAGAAACAGATGGATCTTCACAAAAATACGCAAACGCACCCCGTTCAGAAACCAAAGGAAGATTTGGCATCACTCTTACCGAATTTGATCCTTTTGGTGCCACATCCGCCATTTGCGAATAAGAAATTCCAGCAGCAATGGAAACAAAAGTGGTCGGCTTTGAAAATTCTTTTAAGACGGGAACGACTAAATTGGGTTTTACGGCAATCACGATCAACTCAGCAACATCTGACATGGCGGTCAAACTTCCCAGGAGTGTCACTCCTGAAATAGGAGATTCTTTTATGTTGGGATCAAATCCATATACCTTGGTACCTTTTCCGACAAGGGCCGTTGCAATGGCCCCACCCATCTTTCCAAGGCCTACAACCCCAACCGCTTCAAATGGTTTCTTTTGCATAATCTCTCTCTCCAAAAATCTTTGAACCAACCCTTAAATAGTCAGCTCCCAATTCACAGGCAATTTCATAATCACCACTCATTCCCATAGATAACTTTTTATCCGGAAAATATGTATCACGTAATTCGGCAAAATCTGAAAAAACTCTTCTTGTTGCAAACAAATCGCCGCTAGACGGTCCCATCCCCATAAAACCTTCCCAAATACAAAATTCATTTTGGTATCCGCTCAGAGTATCTTTCATGGAACGAAGGGTTTCCAAATTCAGACCATGTTTGGTCTCCTCTCCCGTGAGATTTGCTTGGATCAAATAACGAATTTGTTTTTTTTCTTTCTCGGCACGTTTGAGAAGTTCCGTTAAGGAAGAAATGGATCCGACCCCATGAGTAAACGAAAATATTCCAAATAACTTTCGCAAGGTTCCTGATTGGACAGGACCTATATGGTGTAAATTGACTGACGTAGCTGCTTCAGGAAACTCTTCTCTTAGTTTTGTAAATTTGGATATGGCTTCTGGAATATAATTTTCACCAAATTCGCGAATCCCCTGCAGATAGGCTTCTCTTACCACTTCATAAGGTTTGGTTTTGGATACGGCAATGAGAACGGGGGATTTGTTTGGAAACAAATCTTTTAAAGAAGATTGGATGGAGCGGTAATAAAAACCGTAATCGGACACGCTTACTTAGCTAAGGCTTTTTCCAAAGACTCAATCCGACGTTCGATTTCCACAAATCGTTTTTCGTTTCTGTCATTTTGGCTAGAGAGTTTCTGTTCCACATTCCTCATCCGAACTTCCATTGAAGAAGATCCAGATTCTTCTGATGTCCTTTTTGTGGATTTTTGTGAATCAGCTAACTTTTGTGATTTGGTTCCTGGTTTTTTAGAAGTCGCAGAACGACTCTTTTGGTTACGCAGAGAAGTCACCTGTTTTTCTTTTTTGGCAACTTTGGATTTTGTTTGTTTTGTCGGTTTTACAGAATCCGTAGCATCCACTTTCGGCTGTTTGGTGGAGGAAGTAGGTTCCATTCCTTCAGAGAGTGAGTCTTCTTTTTTAGAAGGTTTCTTTGTTTTTTTTGGTTCTTCTTTAGGTGATAAGGATTCTTCTACTTGGTCCAACTTCTCTTGCAAACTAGAAGAAGGTTCCACCTTTTCTTTTGATTTAGTGGAAGCTGCCACAGATACAGAACGAGGCCTCTCTGACTCAGGTTCCATATCCTCTAAACTAGGAAGTTCTGGAAGTTTGGAACGATCTTCAGAAGTATCTTTGGATTCTGATTTCGAAAAATTTTCTTTGGGTGCCGGGATACTTTGGTTTTCTCTTGCGATTTCCCGATCCACCATCTCCACCTCACGGTTTTTTCCGATGGTTTGGAGTTTTTGGTAAATTTCGTTTCTATAGATAAATGCAAAAATGAACGATGAAAGAAGTAGGACCACTAGAATGGCAGTTGTGAGTATTTTCAAATTGTCGCGGCGGCCCATGACGTGCGGATTCCTTTCCTTTGATAAAAACAGAGTACACGTTTTTGGGTTTTCGAAAAGTGAGAAATCATGAACTTTGCAAAAAAAATCACAATCGGTTTGGGTTTCCTACTCATGATTTCCCGTCTTTTGTCTCTTCCGAGGCCACATGATCCCGATGAATTGGGCCGAGTTCAAATTTTAAAATCAGCTCTCACCATCGATACAAGTTACCTTCTCTTTCTTGTGGAGGACTTTGAAGGAGAAAGGCCTTGGGATTTTTACCGAGTGGATTCCTTTTTGACCCTCACACAGTTTACAGCCTCCATTCCAAAATCAGAGGCATTTTTGCAGGAAACAAACATTCTCAAAGAATCGGGATATCCGAACCTCCAAAACCAAACCAGTTTCCTTGTCCAAAGTTATGTAGAGAATCCAAGGCTTGATCATTGGGAGATTCGACCGAAAGAGCCTATTCTGATGCCACTGGGAATGCCCATCCAAGGAATCCTTTGGGTGTATTCAGAAGGCCATCATATTAATTTAAGTATGGGGCTTTCACAAAAAAAATCCAAGGATTTGTATTTTGATTTGGGGACTTTGAATTTTGTGGGATGGAGAAGATTAGAATTTACCATCAACCTTCCAAAAGAAAACACTAGGCTCATCCAATCGATGTCTTTTCCCATTTCTTTTGCCTCCTTTCGACTAAAAAGTTTAGCTTCACAAAAGAAAGGAGAGTTTCATTTATACTTTGACAATTTGAGTTTTGTCATTGATAAAAGAACTTTCATCTACCCTGGTTCGGAAGTGAACGATACCTGGGGTAACAAACGCTAAATGGCATATTTTTTTTACAACATTCTTGTTTTCAAAATTGATTGGATTTTAAAATTTTTATCCTTATTCGTAAAACAAATAAGAGAAGAATTAGAAAAAAGAAATCGTTCTCTTCATCAAATTTTTTCCAAATCTGCAAATGGAAAATTTGTTGTTTGGCTTCATGCGGCCAGTGTGGGTGAACTCGACCAGGCGAAAGCCCTGACAGAAACCATCCGAAAAAAAAACAAAAATGTTTTTATCATCCAATCAGTATTCTCTTCTTCCGTAAAAGAAACTTCCTTTCACGATCCATTGGCTGATGTGTATTTTTATCTTCCTCTAGATAGAGCAGGCGCATATGATCAAATTTTTTCTCATTTCCAACCCAAAGTTCTCTTTGTGATGGCCTGGGATACTTGGCCCAATCTTTTAAAAAAAGCATATCAGATGGGAACCAAGTCTTATCTTGCCTGCGCTAGTTTGTCTTCTGGGTCTTCCAGAAAAAACCCACTCATTCGTACCCTAACCAAGGCCTCCTTTCGTTATCTAACGGGAATTTACCCAAGCCATGAACTAATGGCAAAAGAATTCGAAGGCCTTGTAACAAAAACAACCGACTTTTGTGTATTAGGTGATACAAGATTTGAATCTGTTCTGAACAAATTAGAAACCAAATTACCAAACCCTTTGTTTACCAATTTTCTTTCAGAACAAAAAGATTTTTTATCCAAAAACAAACCAATCATTCTTGGTTCCACATATGGAATTTGCGAAGAACATTTTACAGATTATTTAAAAAAACATTCTGATGATTCTTATTATTGGATTTTTCCTCATAAATGGGAAAAAACTCGCATGAAAGATTTTATTTCGAATTTGGAAAAATATGGATCGGTGGGAGTGTTTTCAAAAAGAATCCAAGGTGACCCTTTGCCTAAATTTCTTCTTTTTGATCTTATGGGAATTTTGGCATTTGCCTACCAATATGGAAGTTTTGCATATGTAGGTGGTGCTTGGTTACACCGGGTTCATAATACAATCGAACCTGCTGCTTTAGGACTTCCCGTCATCACTGGACCCAAAATTTACAATGCGCCCGAAGCAATCGTCATGCGAGAGTTAGGTGGACTTTTTCAAACCGAGACAGGATTGAAATTTATTGAAAAATTTCACTTACTTACAAAAGATCAAACCTTAAGAGAAAAGATGGGAAATGGGAATCGAAACTTTGTTGTAGAAAACAGAGGTGCGTCGGATAAGATTTATAACCGAGTTTTCACCAATGCCCAAAATTAAAATTGCCGCCGTAACATTGAATACAACTCCCCTTGACTTTTTGGGGAACTATGAATCCATTAAAAAGGCAATCGAAAATCCAGAAGCGACGGACGCAGACTGCATCCTTTTTCCAGAACTTTGTATTTCAGGGTACGGATGTGAGGATGCTTTTTACAAACCTTTTGTCTGGAATCGTTCCGAAGAAATCATCGAAAAATTAAAGGCTGTTTCAAAAACCCAAATCATCCTTGTTGGTCTTCCCGTATTTGTTGGTTCTTTTTTATATAACTGCATGGCAGTCCTCTTTGGTGGAAAGGTAATCGCAGTGATCCCTAAACTCAATTTAGCCAATACAGGCGTACACTATGAACGAAGATGGTTTCATTCCGAATCAGAATTTTTAAATAAAACCATTAACTTTGCAGGTGACGAAGTTCCTTTTGGGCATTTT
This genomic stretch from Leptospira meyeri harbors:
- a CDS encoding YggS family pyridoxal phosphate-dependent enzyme, coding for MSDYGFYYRSIQSSLKDLFPNKSPVLIAVSKTKPYEVVREAYLQGIREFGENYIPEAISKFTKLREEFPEAATSVNLHHIGPVQSGTLRKLFGIFSFTHGVGSISSLTELLKRAEKEKKQIRYLIQANLTGEETKHGLNLETLRSMKDTLSGYQNEFCIWEGFMGMGPSSGDLFATRRVFSDFAELRDTYFPDKKLSMGMSGDYEIACELGADYLRVGSKIFGERDYAKETI
- a CDS encoding 3-deoxy-D-manno-octulosonic acid transferase, yielding MAYFFYNILVFKIDWILKFLSLFVKQIREELEKRNRSLHQIFSKSANGKFVVWLHAASVGELDQAKALTETIRKKNKNVFIIQSVFSSSVKETSFHDPLADVYFYLPLDRAGAYDQIFSHFQPKVLFVMAWDTWPNLLKKAYQMGTKSYLACASLSSGSSRKNPLIRTLTKASFRYLTGIYPSHELMAKEFEGLVTKTTDFCVLGDTRFESVLNKLETKLPNPLFTNFLSEQKDFLSKNKPIILGSTYGICEEHFTDYLKKHSDDSYYWIFPHKWEKTRMKDFISNLEKYGSVGVFSKRIQGDPLPKFLLFDLMGILAFAYQYGSFAYVGGAWLHRVHNTIEPAALGLPVITGPKIYNAPEAIVMRELGGLFQTETGLKFIEKFHLLTKDQTLREKMGNGNRNFVVENRGASDKIYNRVFTNAQN
- a CDS encoding sensor domain-containing diguanylate cyclase gives rise to the protein MSFKENTDIVFEHYEKKIYDQKQLLEISRALNSTLDYKYLIDAILNICLAQLQTLHAAMYLEPEIDLGLFKLEPQSIKGFELSAEEQNYEVKIDSPLIHYFEEKPKAITMDQILQMDSLKSIPDITYLRKMGAEILVPLNAKGKVNGLLVLGDKMTSEEFLEDEKEFMTTLANLAGIAVDNARLYELATVDMMTGLKIHHYFQTKLKEEMERCRKKGTKLCLLFTDVDHFKSFNDTYGHQAGDVVLIEVAKQLINAGQRHHIPARYGGEEFCLVMPGASEEEAMAKGEEIRKAVESMVVKNPNDGSDLKVTLSVGVSSFRPTDRNNKDLIERADKALYQAKHSGRNRTICYKD
- a CDS encoding pyrroline-5-carboxylate reductase family protein; translation: MQKKPFEAVGVVGLGKMGGAIATALVGKGTKVYGFDPNIKESPISGVTLLGSLTAMSDVAELIVIAVKPNLVVPVLKEFSKPTTFVSIAAGISYSQMADVAPKGSNSVRVMPNLPLVSERGAFAYFCEDPSVSQVERLFDGMGTGIRVAKESLMDAVTGLSGSGPAYVLTFLQAMAEGGLQEGLSYEESLSLAMETIEGTLVYFRNLRKAHQNIHPMEVRNWVTSPGGTTIHGLDALERGGFSTAVRDAIKRATERSKELGKG
- a CDS encoding flagellar filament outer layer protein FlaA → MNFAKKITIGLGFLLMISRLLSLPRPHDPDELGRVQILKSALTIDTSYLLFLVEDFEGERPWDFYRVDSFLTLTQFTASIPKSEAFLQETNILKESGYPNLQNQTSFLVQSYVENPRLDHWEIRPKEPILMPLGMPIQGILWVYSEGHHINLSMGLSQKKSKDLYFDLGTLNFVGWRRLEFTINLPKENTRLIQSMSFPISFASFRLKSLASQKKGEFHLYFDNLSFVIDKRTFIYPGSEVNDTWGNKR